In Xiphophorus hellerii strain 12219 chromosome 8, Xiphophorus_hellerii-4.1, whole genome shotgun sequence, the genomic window tttgaaaacttctttgacaaaaaaaaactaaacaaaagaagaaactttAGACGAGGTACAGCCTGATATTTCAATGTTGTTGCATTGCCACCTAGTGGCTGAGTGAGTAACTGAATGAAGAACTGCAAACAattgataaaaataattctCCAAGGTTCTGATGTGTATCAGGAATACTTGATGCAGTCTTCAGAAGAGCTTTCATCATCAGCTTTAGTATTGGTTTGTCTCCTAAAAGACTTGAAGAAGCTTGGGAGAGATACAACCTTATAAGGATTCTTCTTGTATTCAAgtgctttttgtgtttcttcttttgatGCATGTACATCGCCTCCAGCACTGGTGACATTCTTTTCTATATTGTTGATTAACTCTCCCTggtggaaattttaaaaagacacaatgTTAGTCATTTCATCagttatattttaaatctgttctcaatgaacatttatttttggggcAGACATTTTACCTGCATTTCCAACAGAATGGCTGTGTCTATAAATATCTCATGTAGCTCTTTAATGCTGTACTCAAGGCTGATGATGTCCTGATGACGTCCTTCAATCTCAGAGAGAGCACGACTTGAAAATTGGGCATCAAAGTGGATCTTTTTTAGAGGGTAAAAAAGGgacattatttttatatacatacatctataaatattttttttattcaaataccACAAGATTGTATTGGAAGAATATCTGGGATTTCACCCACATTAGATACGAAAATGGCAAGATTATCACGTTGCAGCATATCCTCCAGCTCGTCATCTGTTGTGACTTTATCCACTATGGGAAACAAATGAGAAATTAGTACTTAGAATCTTTAGCATGTAAAATATAGGCAAATTagaaattacaaaatgaaataaaatcttttacaCAAAACAATGGAATCATTGCAGCAAAAGAAGTGAAAAATTATACgcttttctggaagtttgccGTAGAA contains:
- the LOC116725002 gene encoding syntaxin-2-like isoform X2 — translated: MTSSPRRTDRLQVGEIRNLIEKISSQTEDMEKIHCCILSSSHKGSKDELELINNETRNNAKLVQTKLKLMQKNCSSEDNKTNNSVICRIRRNQHSHLTRWFSEVMKSYHKIQISFREKCKAQIQRHLEIVDKVTTDDELEDMLQRDNLAIFVSNIHFDAQFSSRALSEIEGRHQDIISLEYSIKELHEIFIDTAILLEMQGELINNIEKNVTSAGGDVHASKEETQKALEYKKNPYKVVSLPSFFKSFRRQTNTKADDESSSEDCIKYS
- the LOC116725002 gene encoding syntaxin-2-like isoform X1 translates to MSNSTAIGAEMEEFFKTVGEIRNLIEKISSQTEDMEKIHCCILSSSHKGSKDELELINNETRNNAKLVQTKLKLMQKNCSSEDNKTNNSVICRIRRNQHSHLTRWFSEVMKSYHKIQISFREKCKAQIQRHLEIVDKVTTDDELEDMLQRDNLAIFVSNIHFDAQFSSRALSEIEGRHQDIISLEYSIKELHEIFIDTAILLEMQGELINNIEKNVTSAGGDVHASKEETQKALEYKKNPYKVVSLPSFFKSFRRQTNTKADDESSSEDCIKYS